The genomic region GCATGGTTTGAGCACCCACCCTCTGCCAGGCACAGTCATTGTGCCTGGCATCAGGGGTGCCTCTACGAATAAGAAGCCATGGTTCCATCACCAGGAAGGGGCCATACACAGCACTTTCACTCACAGGTGCTTAGGAAATGCTGAGTAATCTGAACGCACAGGGCACTAAGGGTAAGTCCCTGTCAATGTCTGTCTCCGCAGGTGATGACCATGCCGGAATATCTCAAGAAGCGGTTTGGTGGGGAGCGACTCCAGGTCTACCTCTCCATCCTCTCCCTCTTCGTCTGTGTGGTTTTGTTAATTTCTGTGAGTTCAGAGCCTCCTGGCATTTTAACTTCAAGAGGTTGTCAGATGGGGCCAGAGTGCAAATATCAGCGAGCTGGATGTGTAGACTGTCAACAGCCTTTAAAGGGTCAAGGTTATGGATGTCTTAAATTCGCAGGGGTGTCTCTTCAAAGTCTTAATGAGAAAAAAGGGAGCTTCCAAGATCCTGTGTTCACAGAGTGGTAGACTTTTAAGTCGTGAGAGGCTCTAGGGTATAAGTCTCCCCTCTTATCAAGGATATGAAAAAATGGAtgtaaagaaagaacaaaacgtCTCATTCAAGAACTTGTGTATACCTGGGGAGGCTGGCAGTGGAGGATGGCAGTGGTATAAATGCCAAACACAGCTCTTTAGTAGTAAAGAGAAGGACTTGGTCTCCTGCCTTTTCCATTGCGAGATAACCTTTATATTCTTTCTCAGACCATGTCcagatttatgttttcattttcagtttgatTATCTGACACGTGAACCATAAGGAAAGTACTTTGTATTATTATACTGATTTTTCTGAAGCTCACTCTATCTAAGACCACCATGGTAAGACATATGTCACAAATAAGTGGTAAAACATTTTGAGTACTTTTTTAATAAAGTCACATTTTTGgggggcctggtgcagtggcgcacacttgtaatcccaggactttgggaggctgaggcaggtggatcacttgaggtcaggagtttgagaccagcctggccaacatggtgaaaccccgtctctactaaaaatacaaaaattagccagacatggtgatgcgcaccagtaatcccagctacttgggaggcttaggcagaataacttgaacctgggaggtggaggttgcagtgagccaagatcacaccactgcactccagtctcggagacagagcgagactccatctcaaaaataaataaataaacaaacgtTACATTTTGGGGAGATAATCAGTGAGGAAAGAAGGAATCTGAAGATTCAGCAGCAGGTGTAAAAAACAAAGAGTAACTTATTTGCTCCTCATGTATCAGTGACTAACAAAATAATCTCAAGTTCACAGTCTAGGCAGGTGTCTGAGAGTTCATGAGAGAAAAGGCTGACCTTTCCTATTGCTTCTCTGTTGTGCTGAGTCGTTGTTGGAAGTGAACTAGATGCTTAGATTAGATGGCATGAGCCTTCCCAATGCAATGTGAGCATTGCCCAGCACTGACTGCATATTATTGAGCTGTGTGTGAGTGTAGCAAAGATTCTTGAGCAATGGGAGTTTACCATCTGGCTAAGGAGATGAGAATTCTGCACATGAAATAATTAGTCTCGTATGACAATACATACAAACGTGCTAAAATACATGCTGAACTAGAGTGCACGGACACGTACAGAAAATGTGCTGTGCACACCCAGAGAAGAGGATACTCCCTGATGGATGGCATTGGGGGTCGTACTCTTGGAGAGGGCACTTAAGTATTCCCCAGGATGGGAAGTTTAGGTGAGGCAGGGGGAAGCAGAGTAGCTCACAGGTGTCAGGGGCTTAGAGTTCACACATTTCTTAAATCGTTGGACTTGCTAATCTCCCAGTTCTCCTCTGGTGCTGACATCTACAGCTTTATGGTTCTAAAGCaggccggggcagtggctcacacctgtaatcccaacacattgggaggccgaggcaggcagatcatgaggtcaagagatggagaccatccttgccaatgtggtgaaacctcatctctactaaaaatacaaaaattagctgggcatggtggaaagcacctgtagtcctggctactcaggaggctgaggcaggagaaatgcttgaccccgggaggcgaaggttgcagtgaaccgagatcacaccactgcactctggcctggcgaCAAGaacgggactccatctcaaaaaagtaaatcgataatttttttttaaaaaaaagagcatgAGCAGGCATGAAGACAGAGAACAGAGGACAATGCACAGTGAAAGGGGCCCCCGAAGGATgcaacctcccaggctggagggttgCTGGTGATGAGGAGGGACAGAATGTTGGTGATCTGAGTGTGGGTGCAGGGAAGCCATGTATAGGTCCATGGCTGTGCAGAGTCCATGGTTGGCTGGAAAGACACCTTAGCAGGAGTCCATTCTTGCCTGCAAGTTTATGTCTTAAGTGACATTAACAATGATTAACCTTAGACATGACCTTTTGTGTACTCTTACACTGTGATAACGGATTGTGTCCTAGTTACTTATTAAACAGATCGTTATGAGACATTAGGACAGTACAGTTTTCATAACTCCCCTCTGCCCAGGTTGGAAAAGATCGTCTTGTTCACTGGTTCTCAAACTGCAATAACATTTGTATTGAGATTTCATACAAACTATTATCTAATCTACAGTCTTTATTCAGATATTGACTATTGTTTTAATACAGTCctttatagcaaaagaaaattcTGATCCTTGCAGTTCCTCTTTATTATGAGAAATATTTTACAGTCATTGTTAGTGTAactaatgccactgaattatatacttaaatggttaaaatggtaaattttatgtcatatatgttttaccacaattaaaaaaaaagtcattggtgGCTGAGCCCAGTgacttctgcctgtaatcccagcacttcgggaggctgaggcaggaggatcactggaggccaggggtTCCAGAGCTGCCTGGGCTAAATAGTGAGACctttgtccttaaaaaaaaaaaaaagattatttagccaggtgtggtggcacacatttattgtcccagctactttggctgaggcagaaggagcaCTTGAACCCACTAGCTAAGttatagtgagctaagatcatgccactgcaccccagcctgagtgacctgGAGTAGTCCCTATTTCTTTAGAAGAAAAATCATTGATAATGTGTTGACTacttatatataatttcaaaaccATGGATTTACTTCCTTAATAGTGCTATATAATAGAAACAAAGGTCAAGGAATCCATAATAAGATAGT from Piliocolobus tephrosceles isolate RC106 unplaced genomic scaffold, ASM277652v3 unscaffolded_1474, whole genome shotgun sequence harbors:
- the LOC111529432 gene encoding solute carrier family 5 member 4-like; protein product: MLRTSRGTIGGFFLAGRDVSWWPMGASLFASNIGSNHYVGLAGTGAASGVATVTFEWSSSVMLLILGWIFVPIYIKSGVMTMPEYLKKRFGGERLQVYLSILSLFVCVVLLISVSSEPPGILTSRGCQMGPECKYQRAGCVDCQQPLKGQGYGCLKFAGVSLQSLNEKKGSFQDPVFTEW